In Flavivirga abyssicola, the following are encoded in one genomic region:
- a CDS encoding DUF6520 family protein codes for MKSNFFKIVLPAFALMLAITASLAFTSANNDVAEEEDAVTIAYYKDGIGNPCVEESPVSCQVEFVEDKPCTVLIDTVERQLFQNPTQSSCTVLLYELQE; via the coding sequence ATGAAATCTAATTTTTTTAAAATCGTTTTACCGGCTTTTGCGCTTATGTTAGCAATCACAGCTTCGCTGGCTTTTACTTCTGCTAATAATGATGTGGCTGAGGAGGAGGATGCTGTTACTATAGCGTACTACAAGGATGGTATTGGTAACCCTTGTGTAGAGGAAAGCCCTGTTTCATGTCAAGTTGAATTTGTAGAAGACAAGCCTTGCACAGTTTTAATAGATACTGTTGAGCGTCAATTATTTCAGAATCCAACACAATCCTCTTGTACTGTTCTTTTGTATGAACTACAAGAATAA
- a CDS encoding T9SS type A sorting domain-containing protein: MKKATCLFAILTLVINIVGAQTQTVFDFDTNAEVNGNDITETINGITLTVSDAGISLFDSGIGFGGVTGNVVLSSGTTTSVTFSFNRGVAINSIIPIDVNGTNTNLTFTPTGGDNSPVTVLLEGGAAPEETVALNWVNVTSFTVSSMGSIQFLFDDLSIYAINDPSVFDFDTNAVDNGNTITETIDGITLTVSDIDISLHDNGSGVGGTTGNVALSSGLTTSVTFSFDQAVTIKSIIPRDGFGTNENLTFTPTGGDNLPKVVPLTGGAAGTVALNWIDVTSFTVSAPGALEFLFDNLSIHRFDDPTVFGWETAVDNGNNVTEIIDGITVTFKNDDSTDPRNTYVYDGLGFKGSSGNVLKTGSSTSVTFTFDKAVDVYSVLPVEGHGWDRDYTFTPTSGSNSPVVVPLVGGAAPGGTVALNWKDITAFTVTTTSNVAFRFDNLSVSLSESLSVTDVDRSEKARVYPNPVRNTLYVKNVPDLKYINVYNNLGQLVFKSKKESINVSHLSKGLYFLQIHTSLGMETKKVIKK, from the coding sequence ATGAAGAAAGCGACATGCCTTTTTGCAATACTAACACTTGTTATTAATATAGTTGGAGCTCAAACTCAAACAGTATTTGATTTTGACACCAATGCAGAAGTTAACGGAAACGATATCACCGAGACCATAAATGGTATTACACTTACCGTTTCAGATGCCGGGATCTCTTTATTTGATAGCGGTATAGGATTTGGAGGTGTTACAGGAAATGTGGTATTATCAAGCGGAACAACGACTTCAGTGACCTTTAGCTTTAATCGTGGCGTAGCCATTAATTCCATTATACCAATAGATGTAAATGGTACGAATACAAATTTAACCTTTACTCCAACAGGAGGTGATAATTCACCAGTTACGGTATTACTGGAAGGTGGAGCAGCACCAGAAGAAACAGTAGCTTTAAACTGGGTTAACGTAACATCGTTTACGGTATCATCAATGGGAAGTATACAATTTTTATTTGATGACCTATCAATATATGCCATCAACGATCCCAGTGTATTTGATTTTGATACGAATGCAGTAGATAACGGGAACACGATCACCGAAACCATAGATGGCATTACCCTTACAGTTTCAGATATAGATATTTCTTTACATGATAATGGTTCAGGGGTTGGAGGAACAACTGGAAATGTCGCATTATCAAGCGGATTAACAACTTCGGTTACCTTTAGCTTTGATCAGGCTGTAACCATCAAATCCATTATACCAAGAGATGGGTTTGGTACGAATGAAAATTTAACCTTTACCCCGACAGGAGGTGATAATTTACCAAAAGTGGTACCACTTACAGGTGGAGCGGCAGGAACAGTGGCTTTAAACTGGATCGATGTGACATCCTTTACGGTTTCAGCACCAGGAGCTTTAGAGTTTTTGTTTGACAATCTATCAATCCATAGGTTTGATGACCCCACTGTATTTGGATGGGAAACAGCAGTAGATAACGGTAACAATGTCACAGAGATTATAGATGGTATTACAGTGACATTTAAAAATGATGATAGTACGGATCCTAGAAATACTTATGTATATGACGGTCTCGGTTTTAAAGGTTCATCTGGTAATGTTCTTAAAACAGGTAGTAGTACTTCGGTTACCTTTACCTTTGATAAAGCGGTTGATGTCTATTCTGTTTTACCTGTAGAGGGGCATGGTTGGGACAGAGATTACACCTTTACCCCAACTAGCGGTAGCAACTCACCTGTAGTGGTGCCCTTAGTGGGAGGTGCAGCTCCGGGAGGCACAGTAGCTTTAAACTGGAAAGATATTACAGCCTTTACAGTTACAACAACATCAAATGTAGCTTTCCGATTTGATAATTTATCAGTATCTCTATCAGAATCATTATCTGTTACAGATGTAGATAGGTCTGAAAAAGCAAGAGTATACCCCAATCCTGTAAGAAATACGTTATATGTTAAAAATGTACCAGATTTAAAATATATAAACGTATATAATAATTTAGGACAGTTGGTATTCAAGAGTAAAAAGGAAAGCATTAATGTGAGTCATTTATCAAAAGGACTCTATTTTTTACAGATACATACCAGTTTAGGCATGGAAACTAAAAAGGTTATTAAAAAGTAA
- a CDS encoding DUF6520 family protein, translating into MKSKIFKTVFPAFAFMLAITASLAFTSANNDVVEEEHTKITKAYVKAGIGQPCQLVTPVCCQVEFAEVLCTINISGIDRQLFKTRTQTSCNGLLYEYEEH; encoded by the coding sequence ATGAAATCTAAAATTTTTAAAACCGTTTTTCCTGCTTTTGCATTTATGCTAGCTATCACGGCTTCACTTGCTTTTACGTCTGCTAATAATGATGTGGTTGAGGAAGAACATACTAAAATCACTAAAGCCTACGTCAAGGCTGGTATTGGTCAGCCTTGTCAACTTGTAACTCCTGTTTGCTGTCAAGTTGAATTCGCAGAAGTACTTTGCACTATTAATATAAGTGGTATTGACCGCCAATTATTTAAGACCAGAACACAGACCTCTTGTAATGGTTTATTGTACGAATACGAAGAGCATTAA
- a CDS encoding DUF6520 family protein: MKSKIFKTVFPAFALILAISASLAFSPVNNDMAEDATKITTAYYKNGIGIPCPLVTPVLCQLEFVENQACTIQVSGTDRQLFLIQTQNSCVTLLYKCQLPE; the protein is encoded by the coding sequence ATGAAATCTAAAATTTTTAAAACCGTTTTTCCTGCTTTTGCTTTAATATTAGCGATCTCTGCTTCACTTGCTTTTTCACCTGTTAATAATGATATGGCTGAAGATGCTACTAAAATTACTACAGCTTACTACAAAAATGGTATTGGTATACCTTGCCCATTGGTAACTCCTGTTTTATGTCAACTTGAATTCGTAGAGAACCAGGCTTGCACAATTCAAGTATCAGGTACTGATCGTCAATTATTTTTGATTCAAACACAGAACTCTTGTGTTACGCTTTTATATAAATGTCAATTGCCTGAATAG
- a CDS encoding DUF6520 family protein, with the protein MKSNFFKIVLPAFALMLAITASLAFTSANNDVAEDTTIEITTAFYKNGLGNPCVLVNPVSCQVEFVEDKPCTISLQGVDRQLFMTETQTSCTVLLYEWEGPQE; encoded by the coding sequence ATGAAATCTAATTTTTTTAAAATCGTTTTACCGGCTTTTGCGCTTATGTTAGCAATCACAGCTTCGCTGGCTTTTACTTCTGCTAATAATGATGTGGCTGAGGACACTACTATTGAAATTACTACAGCGTTCTACAAAAATGGTCTTGGCAACCCTTGTGTACTGGTAAATCCTGTTTCATGTCAAGTTGAATTTGTAGAAGACAAGCCTTGCACAATTTCACTTCAAGGTGTTGATCGTCAATTATTTATGACTGAAACACAAACCTCTTGTACTGTTCTTTTATATGAATGGGAGGGCCCACAAGAATAA
- a CDS encoding T9SS type A sorting domain-containing protein, with protein sequence MKKATCLFAILTLVINIVGAQTQTVFDFDTNAEVNGNDITETINGITLTVSDAGISLFDSGIGFGGVTGNVVLSSGTTTSVTFSFNRGVAINSIIPIDVNGTNTNLTFTPTGGDNSPVTVLLEGGAAPEETVALNWVNVTSFTVSSMGSIQFLFDDLSIYAINDPSVFDFDTNAVDNGNTITETIDGITLTVSDIDISLHDNGSGVGGTTGNVALSSGLTTSVTFSFDQAVTIKSIIPRDGFGTNENLTFTPTGGDNLPKVVPLTGGAAGTVALNWIDVTSFTVSAPGALEFLFDNLSIHRFDDPTVFGWETAVDNGNNVTEIIDGITVTFKNDDSTRAGDTFVTEGLGWKGIFDNILGTGSSTSVTFTFDKTVDIYSVFPLEAAEANINYTFIPTGGNNSPVVVSLVEGVVPGNTVSLSWTGITAFTITSPINTHFRFDNLSVSLSTSLSVEEVNRSEKARVYPNPVENMLHIKNISDLKSIQMYNKLGQLVLESKKQSIDMGNLSKGLYFLQIHTRLGTETKKVIKK encoded by the coding sequence ATGAAGAAAGCGACATGCCTTTTTGCAATACTAACACTTGTTATTAATATAGTTGGAGCTCAAACTCAAACAGTATTTGATTTTGACACCAATGCAGAAGTTAACGGAAACGATATCACCGAGACCATAAATGGTATTACACTTACCGTTTCAGATGCCGGGATCTCTTTATTTGATAGCGGTATAGGATTTGGAGGTGTTACAGGAAATGTGGTATTATCAAGCGGAACAACGACTTCAGTGACCTTTAGCTTTAATCGTGGCGTAGCCATTAATTCCATTATACCAATAGATGTAAATGGTACGAATACAAATTTAACCTTTACTCCAACAGGAGGTGATAATTCACCAGTTACGGTATTACTGGAAGGTGGAGCAGCACCAGAAGAAACAGTAGCTTTAAACTGGGTTAACGTAACATCGTTTACGGTATCATCAATGGGAAGTATACAATTTTTATTTGATGACCTATCAATATATGCCATCAACGATCCCAGTGTATTTGATTTTGATACGAATGCAGTAGATAACGGGAACACGATCACCGAAACCATAGATGGCATTACCCTTACAGTTTCAGATATAGATATTTCTTTACATGATAATGGTTCAGGGGTTGGAGGAACAACTGGAAATGTCGCATTATCAAGCGGATTAACAACTTCGGTTACCTTTAGCTTTGATCAGGCTGTAACCATCAAATCCATTATACCAAGAGATGGGTTTGGTACGAATGAAAATTTAACCTTTACCCCGACAGGAGGTGATAATTTACCAAAAGTGGTACCACTTACAGGTGGAGCGGCAGGAACAGTGGCTTTAAACTGGATCGATGTGACATCCTTTACGGTTTCAGCACCAGGAGCTTTAGAGTTTTTGTTTGACAATCTATCAATCCATAGGTTTGATGACCCCACTGTATTTGGATGGGAAACAGCAGTAGATAACGGTAACAATGTCACAGAGATTATAGATGGTATTACAGTGACATTTAAAAATGATGATAGTACACGTGCTGGTGATACTTTTGTGACAGAAGGCCTTGGTTGGAAAGGTATTTTTGATAATATTCTTGGTACAGGTAGTAGTACTTCGGTGACCTTTACCTTTGATAAAACGGTTGATATTTATTCTGTTTTTCCATTAGAAGCGGCTGAAGCTAATATAAATTATACCTTTATTCCTACTGGGGGGAATAATTCCCCAGTAGTGGTATCTTTAGTGGAAGGTGTTGTTCCAGGAAATACCGTATCCTTAAGTTGGACAGGTATTACAGCCTTTACGATAACATCACCAATTAATACACATTTTCGGTTTGATAATTTGTCAGTATCTCTATCAACATCATTATCTGTTGAAGAAGTGAATAGGTCTGAAAAAGCAAGAGTATACCCTAATCCGGTAGAAAATATGCTACATATCAAAAATATATCGGATTTAAAATCGATTCAAATGTATAATAAATTAGGGCAATTGGTATTAGAGAGTAAAAAGCAAAGTATTGATATGGGCAATTTATCAAAGGGACTCTATTTTTTACAGATACATACCCGTCTAGGTACAGAAACTAAAAAAGTTATCAAGAAATAG
- a CDS encoding DUF6520 family protein, translating into MKSKIFKTVFPAFALMLAIMASLALTSANNDVAEKEEDATKITIALYKNGIGQPCVEVQDVCCQEEVAEELCTINVNGIDRQLFKARTHTSCNILLYKWQGY; encoded by the coding sequence ATGAAATCTAAAATTTTTAAAACCGTTTTTCCTGCTTTTGCACTTATGTTAGCTATCATGGCTTCACTTGCTTTAACTTCTGCTAATAATGATGTGGCTGAGAAAGAAGAGGATGCCACTAAAATCACTATAGCACTCTACAAAAACGGTATTGGTCAACCTTGTGTAGAGGTACAGGATGTTTGTTGTCAAGAAGAAGTCGCAGAAGAGCTTTGCACAATTAACGTAAATGGTATTGACCGCCAACTATTCAAAGCTCGAACACATACCTCTTGTAATATTCTTTTGTATAAATGGCAAGGGTATTAG
- a CDS encoding TlpA family protein disulfide reductase produces MKTTIYNKIKLPKYATVLLLTLICFTSTIQAQKAITNTPVIKTQADIDWEELIDVMSNLGTGYQASKKGDVIERRRYMDELMKNRSRLVKVFWDKYPKDTRRGQALSMFFSPYAEPSFISKVVSDSLKAVIAIIPSKDFKRALRLVPVDDIAYKQWRQTGDDMVSSVLNSNVDMETKAVAEFQLIKRELNHALKLDQKLIKEKSEANYWNRFEVQYWQHICLRLERFVNKYAVLEIVSECVQSVLGFIKNYSVTASDTYWHYFYETTGTHNTLADQIGIKTLHKLASENIAAIEALKIMDHAKPLDITFTAMDGSHIDLATMRGKVVLIDFWATYCGPCIKEMPHVRKLYDKYRDQGFEVIGIAANDDAAKSGIQDILKKTGANWPQRLDKGSQASVSFHALYKIKALPTVWLLNKEGVIVDTNARGARLEPLIRKYLELEEE; encoded by the coding sequence ATGAAAACAACAATATATAATAAAATAAAATTACCAAAATATGCGACGGTATTACTACTCACGCTTATCTGCTTTACAAGCACCATACAGGCACAAAAGGCAATTACCAATACACCAGTTATAAAAACACAAGCCGATATAGACTGGGAAGAATTAATTGATGTTATGTCTAATTTGGGGACTGGTTATCAGGCTTCTAAAAAGGGGGATGTTATAGAAAGGCGAAGATATATGGATGAATTGATGAAAAATCGCTCAAGACTAGTAAAAGTATTTTGGGACAAATACCCAAAAGATACACGTCGTGGTCAGGCTTTATCCATGTTTTTTAGTCCCTATGCAGAACCTTCGTTTATATCGAAAGTAGTTTCTGATAGTTTAAAAGCGGTTATAGCTATCATTCCTTCAAAAGATTTTAAAAGAGCTTTACGGTTAGTACCTGTAGATGATATAGCATATAAACAATGGCGACAAACAGGGGATGATATGGTGAGTAGTGTGCTTAATTCCAATGTAGATATGGAGACTAAAGCAGTTGCCGAATTTCAATTGATTAAACGTGAGCTCAATCATGCTTTGAAGTTAGATCAAAAATTAATAAAAGAAAAATCAGAAGCTAATTATTGGAACCGTTTTGAAGTACAATATTGGCAACACATCTGTTTACGATTAGAACGTTTTGTTAATAAATATGCCGTATTGGAAATAGTCTCTGAATGTGTTCAAAGTGTTTTAGGATTTATCAAAAATTATTCTGTAACTGCTTCAGATACCTATTGGCATTATTTTTATGAGACCACGGGGACTCATAATACATTAGCAGACCAAATAGGTATTAAAACTTTGCATAAATTGGCGAGTGAAAATATAGCCGCTATAGAGGCTTTAAAAATAATGGACCATGCTAAGCCTCTAGACATAACATTTACAGCTATGGATGGTAGCCATATAGATCTTGCTACTATGCGTGGTAAAGTCGTACTTATTGATTTTTGGGCAACTTATTGTGGGCCTTGTATTAAGGAAATGCCGCATGTTAGAAAATTATATGATAAATACCGTGATCAAGGCTTTGAAGTGATTGGGATTGCTGCCAATGACGATGCTGCCAAAAGTGGTATACAGGATATCCTTAAAAAGACTGGAGCCAATTGGCCACAACGTTTAGACAAGGGATCACAGGCTTCTGTAAGCTTTCACGCCTTGTATAAAATTAAAGCATTACCTACAGTATGGTTGTTAAATAAAGAAGGTGTTATTGTAGACACCAATGCACGTGGCGCAAGGCTAGAGCCATTGATTCGTAAATATTTAGAGTTAGAAGAAGAATAA
- a CDS encoding protein-disulfide reductase DsbD domain-containing protein translates to MFYKVKIALTYCLLVSMMSSFVMAQEASKDPVSYTIEAPEMVQVGDVFTINTVFNIQPSWYVYAPVALNTSKGKIPTKVTFKVPEGVKKINGLELPDKNRFFDTYSGKDVRMCQNFEVEKGAVSGKHTIKANIIYQTCNGDICYPPVREKVDVVIKVR, encoded by the coding sequence ATGTTTTATAAAGTGAAAATCGCACTGACATATTGTTTATTAGTAAGTATGATGAGTTCGTTTGTGATGGCACAAGAAGCATCAAAGGACCCTGTGAGTTATACTATAGAAGCCCCGGAAATGGTACAGGTAGGAGATGTGTTTACTATAAATACCGTGTTTAATATCCAACCCAGTTGGTATGTATATGCACCCGTTGCGCTTAATACCTCAAAAGGAAAAATTCCTACCAAAGTAACCTTTAAAGTACCAGAGGGGGTAAAAAAAATAAACGGGTTAGAGCTACCGGATAAAAATAGATTTTTTGATACCTATAGTGGTAAGGACGTACGTATGTGCCAAAATTTTGAGGTGGAAAAGGGTGCAGTATCAGGTAAACATACTATTAAAGCCAATATCATCTATCAAACTTGTAATGGTGATATCTGTTATCCACCGGTTAGGGAAAAAGTAGATGTAGTGATTAAAGTTAGATGA